The DNA region TCGAAGTTGATCGCGGAGGGGCTGCCGATGAGCACGTCGATCGTGCCCGGGTGCACCTTCGCCCAGCCGCTGGAGGTGATCGCCTGACGGACGACCTTCTCCTTCGGGTTCGCCAGGACGTCGGCGATGTTGAGTCGTCCGGCCACCTGGATGTCCATCCCGGTGGAGACGTCGGACTGCGGGTCGAGGTCGACGACGAGAGTCCGGACGCCTCGGGCGAAAGCCGCTGAGGCCAGCCCGAGTGTCACGGTCGTCTTGCCGACGCCTCCCTTGAGAGAGCTGACGCTGAGTACGTGCACGGAGACCACGTTACCTTCCCCTAGGCTGGGGGAACACTCAGCCCCGCCCCATGCGCATCGAAAACGCTGCGCATCGAGCTCCCAGAGGTGTGCATGTTCCAGAAGATCCTTGTGGCGAACCGCGGCGAGATCGCGATCCGTGCCTTCCGTGCGGCTGTCGAAGTGGGAGCGCGCACCGTCGCGGTGTTCCCGCATGAGGACCGCGGCTCCGTCCATCGGCTCAAGGCCGATGAAGCCTACGAGATCGGTGAGCGCGGGCATCCGGTGCGCGCGTACCTGAATGTCGACGAGATCATCCGCGTCGCACTCGAGTCGGGGGCGGACGCGATCTACCCCGGATACGGCTTCCTCTCCGAGAACCCGGAGCTCGCCGAGAAGGCGGCGGCGAACGGCATCGTGTTCATCGGCCCGCCATCGAACGTGCTCGAGATGGCCGGCAACAAGGTCGAGGCGAAACGCCATGCGATCGAAGCCGGTGTCCCGGTCCTCCGCTCCACCGAGGCATCCGATGACGTCGAGGCGCTGGTCGCCCAGGCGGAGGAGATCGGATTCCCGTTGTTCGCCAAGGCCGTGGCCGGTGGCGGAGGCCGCGGGATGCGTCGTGTCGAGACGGCCGGGGACCTCGCTCCCGCTCTGGCCGAAGCGATGCGAGAGGCCGAGAGCGCCTTCGGCGACGCCAGGATGTTCCTCGAGCAGGCGGTCGTGCGCCCGCGCCACATCGAGGTGCAGATCCTCGCCGACAAGACCGGCGAGACCGTGCACCTGTTCGAACGTGACTGCTCGGTGCAGCGGCGCCATCAGAAGGTCGTCGAGATCGCACCGGCGCCGAACCTCGACGACAGCGTGCGCACCGCTCTGCACGGGTACGCCGTCGCCTTCGCCCGCTCCATCGGGTACGAGAACGCCGGGACGGTCGAGTTCCTGCTCGAGACCGCGGGGGAGCGCACCGGCGAGGTCGTCTTCATCGAGATGAATCCGCGCATCCAGGTCGAGCACACGGTCACCGAAGAGGTGACCGACGTCGACCTCGTGCAGAGCCAGATGCGCATCGCCTCGGGCCAGACCCTCGCCGAACTGGGACTGCAGCAGGAGAACCTGCATCTGCGCGGTGCCGCACTGCAGTGCCGGATCACGACGGAGGACCCGACGCAGGGCTTCCGCCCCGATACCGGCAAGATCACGACCTACCGCTCTCCCGGGGGCGCCGGGATCCGTCTCGACGGCGGCACGGTCCATCAGGGCGCACAGATCAGCCCCCACTTCGACTCCATGCTGGCGAAGCTCACGTGCCGCGGGCGTGATTTCCCGGCAGCCGTCGCCCGCGCCCGTCGTGCCCTCGCCGAGTTCCGCATCCGCGGTGTCTCGACCAACATCCCCTTCCTCCAGGCGCTCCTGGAGGACGACGCGTTCATCGCCGGCGACGTCAGCACGTCGTTCATCGACGAGCGGCCCGAGCTGCTTCGCGGTCGCGTCTCCAAGGACCGCGGCACGAAGCTCCTCAACTGGCTGGTCGACGTCACGGTGAACAAGCCCCACGGCGTGCACCCCGGTGTGGTCGACGCCGTCACCAAGCTTCCGTCGATCGATCTGACCTCGGAGCCGGTGCCGGGTTCGCGTCAGAAGCTCCTCGAGCTGGGGCCGGAGGGCTTCGCCCGCAGCCTTCGTGCGCAGACGGCGCTGGCGATCACCGATACGACGTTCCGCGACGCGCACCAGTCGCTTCTGGCGACGCGTGTGCGCACGAAGGATCTCGTCGCTGCCGCACCGTATCTCGCGCGGCTCACTCCTGGACTCCTCTCGGTCGAGGCATGGGGCGGTGCGACCTACGACGTCGCGCTGCGCTTCCTGGGCGAAGACCCGTGGGAGCGCCTCGACAAGCTCCGTGCCGCTCTGCCCAACGTGGCGATCCAGATGCTCCTTCGTGGGAGGAACACCGTCGGCTACACGCCGTACCCGACGGCGGTGACCGAGGCATTCGTCGCGGAGGCCGCCGCCAGCGGCGTCGACATCTTCCGCATCTTCGACGCACTCAACGACGTGGAGCAGATGCGTCCGGCGATCGAGGCCGTCCGCAACACCGGGACCGCGATTGCCGAGGTCGCGCTCTGCTACACCGGCGACCTGCTCGACCCCGCGGAGGACCTCTACACCCTCGACTACTACCTGGGCCTTGCGGACCAGATCGTCGAGGCCGGCGCGCACATCATCGCGATCAAGGACATGGCGGGTCTGCTGCGTCCCGCCGCCGCTGCCGCACTCGTCACGGCGCTCCGCGAGCGCTTCGATCTGCCGGTCCATCTGCACACGCATGACACCCCGGGCGGTCAGCTCGCGACGCTCCTCGCCGCCAGCGCCGCCGGCGTGGATGCGGTGGATGCCGCGTCGGCGCCGCTGTCCGGAACCACGAGTCAGCCGTCCTTGTCGTCGCTGGTCGCGGCCCTCGCCCATACCGAACGCGACAGCGGCATCTCGCTCGACGCCGTCTCCGACCTTGAGCCGTACTGGGAGGCGGTGCGTCGCCAGTATGCGCCCTTCGAGTCCGGGCTTCCCGGTCCCA from Microbacterium sp. SY138 includes:
- a CDS encoding pyruvate carboxylase, which codes for MFQKILVANRGEIAIRAFRAAVEVGARTVAVFPHEDRGSVHRLKADEAYEIGERGHPVRAYLNVDEIIRVALESGADAIYPGYGFLSENPELAEKAAANGIVFIGPPSNVLEMAGNKVEAKRHAIEAGVPVLRSTEASDDVEALVAQAEEIGFPLFAKAVAGGGGRGMRRVETAGDLAPALAEAMREAESAFGDARMFLEQAVVRPRHIEVQILADKTGETVHLFERDCSVQRRHQKVVEIAPAPNLDDSVRTALHGYAVAFARSIGYENAGTVEFLLETAGERTGEVVFIEMNPRIQVEHTVTEEVTDVDLVQSQMRIASGQTLAELGLQQENLHLRGAALQCRITTEDPTQGFRPDTGKITTYRSPGGAGIRLDGGTVHQGAQISPHFDSMLAKLTCRGRDFPAAVARARRALAEFRIRGVSTNIPFLQALLEDDAFIAGDVSTSFIDERPELLRGRVSKDRGTKLLNWLVDVTVNKPHGVHPGVVDAVTKLPSIDLTSEPVPGSRQKLLELGPEGFARSLRAQTALAITDTTFRDAHQSLLATRVRTKDLVAAAPYLARLTPGLLSVEAWGGATYDVALRFLGEDPWERLDKLRAALPNVAIQMLLRGRNTVGYTPYPTAVTEAFVAEAAASGVDIFRIFDALNDVEQMRPAIEAVRNTGTAIAEVALCYTGDLLDPAEDLYTLDYYLGLADQIVEAGAHIIAIKDMAGLLRPAAAAALVTALRERFDLPVHLHTHDTPGGQLATLLAASAAGVDAVDAASAPLSGTTSQPSLSSLVAALAHTERDSGISLDAVSDLEPYWEAVRRQYAPFESGLPGPTGRVYHHEIPGGQLSNLRQQAKALGLADDFELIEDMYAAADRILGRVPKVTPSSKVVGDLALHLAAVKADPADFEAHPEKYDVPDSVVGFMAGELGDLPGGWPEPFRTKVLAGRSVRTGLTAITADDEAALGGTSAERRTRLNTLLFPAPSAEFAERRELFGDLSVLDTSDYLYGLVAGQEHQIEIDRGVRLYVGLEAIGDADDKGMRTVMTTLNGQLRPVFVRDRSIKVDAIEVEKADTSVPGQVAAPFSGVVTLKAEVGAVVRAGEPVASIEAMKMEAAITAPVDGVVERHAIAETQQVDAGDLLVVIRPAH